In Nostoc sp. GT001, a genomic segment contains:
- a CDS encoding Gfo/Idh/MocA family oxidoreductase, with translation MQNSMSVAEPNLYTQRNQPRPIRIGVIGVGNMGQHHARVLSSMKDVELVGVADINVERGLETASKYKVRFFEDYCDLLPLVEAVCVAVPTRLHYAVGINCLLAGIHVLIEKPIAASISEAESLVNAAAESGCILQVGHIERFNPAFKELSQVLKTEELLALEAHRMSPYSDRANDVSVVLDLMIHDIDLLLELAASPVTKLTASGTRSLDSGYLDYVTATLGFANGIVATLTASKVTHRKIRRIVAHCKNSFTEADFLKNEILIHRQTAANSLTDHRQVLYRQDGVIEKVYTSNIQPLSAELEHFVNCVHGGNQPSVGGEQALKALRLASLIEQMALEDRVWNPLDWQSEPRVQSLTPTV, from the coding sequence GTGCAAAATAGCATGTCAGTGGCAGAACCGAATCTATATACACAGCGCAACCAGCCACGACCAATCCGCATAGGCGTGATTGGAGTGGGTAACATGGGACAACACCACGCTCGCGTGCTGAGTTCAATGAAAGATGTTGAACTAGTCGGAGTGGCAGATATTAACGTCGAGCGAGGATTAGAAACTGCCAGCAAGTACAAGGTGCGTTTTTTTGAAGATTACTGCGATCTGCTACCCCTTGTGGAAGCAGTTTGTGTAGCTGTTCCCACCCGTCTGCACTATGCCGTGGGTATCAACTGTCTGTTAGCGGGAATTCATGTTTTGATTGAAAAACCGATCGCAGCCAGCATTTCTGAGGCAGAGTCTTTAGTAAATGCCGCAGCTGAGTCTGGGTGTATCCTGCAAGTAGGTCATATTGAGCGTTTTAACCCAGCTTTTAAAGAACTGAGCCAAGTTCTAAAAACAGAGGAATTACTGGCGCTAGAAGCCCACAGAATGAGTCCTTACTCAGATCGGGCAAATGATGTTTCAGTTGTGCTGGATTTAATGATCCATGACATCGACCTACTTTTGGAATTAGCTGCTTCCCCAGTCACAAAATTGACTGCTAGCGGTACTCGCTCCTTGGACTCTGGTTATTTAGATTACGTAACCGCCACCTTGGGGTTTGCCAATGGTATTGTTGCTACTCTGACTGCTAGTAAAGTCACTCACCGCAAAATTCGCCGGATTGTCGCCCATTGCAAAAATTCATTTACTGAGGCAGATTTTCTCAAAAATGAAATTTTGATTCACCGCCAAACGGCTGCCAATTCTCTCACTGACCACCGACAAGTACTTTACAGGCAAGATGGTGTAATTGAAAAAGTTTACACCAGCAATATTCAACCACTAAGTGCAGAGTTAGAACATTTTGTCAACTGTGTACACGGTGGCAATCAACCCTCAGTAGGTGGTGAACAAGCTCTCAAAGCCCTGAGACTCGCAAGTTTAATTGAGCAGATGGCTCTGGAAGATCGAGTTTGGAATCCCTTAGACTGGCAATCGGAACCAAGGGTACAATCTTTGACTCCCACAGTCTAG
- a CDS encoding hemolysin family protein: MEGVSFTRALAVSGFPNLSLIEVALRLLSVLLLIAINAFFVTAEFSMVSVRRSRIHQLVKAGDIPAIAVEMLQRSIDRLLSTTQLGITLSSLALGWIGESTIVVLVNAWLRSWALPSGMTTFLAHSLSIPIAFFLIAYLQIVIGELCPKSLAMLYSEQLARFLRPPVKAIVRFFGPFIWILNQSTRFLLRIFGIQYTGQGWRPPVTPEELQLIISTEWGSTGLQRAERELLNNVFEFGDVMAQDVMIPRTSIITLPKDASFQTLLREMASTGYSRYPVIGESLDDVRGIVYFKDLAQPLAVGKLSLETQIQPWMRPARFVPEHTPLSELLPMMQQEKPAMVMVVNEFGGTVGLVTIKDVIAEIIGDPSDLESSEDLLIQMLGEQKFLVQAQINLEDLNEVLHLNLPLTREYQTLGGFLLYELQKIPAKGEIFCYQNLEFTVVSIVGPRLHQIQLRRLEELGVES; the protein is encoded by the coding sequence ATGGAGGGCGTGAGTTTTACACGAGCTTTGGCGGTGAGTGGTTTTCCTAATTTAAGTTTGATAGAAGTGGCGCTGCGGTTGTTATCAGTGCTACTACTGATTGCCATAAATGCCTTTTTTGTGACGGCGGAATTTTCGATGGTGAGCGTGCGGCGATCGCGTATTCACCAGCTAGTTAAGGCTGGGGATATTCCAGCGATCGCTGTAGAAATGTTACAACGCAGTATTGACCGACTGCTATCTACCACCCAGTTAGGCATTACCCTCTCTAGTTTGGCACTGGGATGGATTGGCGAAAGTACGATTGTTGTGCTGGTGAATGCCTGGTTAAGATCCTGGGCTTTACCCAGTGGGATGACTACTTTCCTCGCCCATTCCCTATCAATTCCTATCGCCTTTTTCTTAATTGCCTATTTGCAAATTGTGATTGGAGAATTATGCCCCAAATCCTTAGCCATGCTGTACTCAGAACAGCTAGCGAGGTTTTTGAGGCCTCCGGTAAAAGCGATCGTGCGTTTTTTTGGCCCCTTTATCTGGATTCTTAACCAATCAACTCGTTTTTTATTACGAATTTTTGGCATCCAATACACAGGTCAAGGCTGGCGACCGCCTGTAACTCCCGAAGAATTGCAACTGATCATCTCTACAGAATGGGGATCTACTGGTTTACAGCGTGCAGAGCGAGAATTGCTCAATAATGTCTTCGAGTTTGGGGATGTCATGGCGCAAGATGTGATGATCCCGCGCACCAGTATTATCACACTGCCAAAAGATGCTAGCTTCCAGACATTACTCAGGGAAATGGCTTCTACTGGTTACTCTCGCTATCCCGTGATTGGTGAATCTTTAGACGATGTTCGCGGTATTGTTTATTTTAAAGATTTGGCACAACCTTTGGCAGTCGGAAAGCTCAGTTTAGAGACACAGATCCAACCTTGGATGCGTCCCGCCCGGTTTGTTCCAGAACACACGCCCTTGAGTGAACTTTTGCCCATGATGCAGCAAGAGAAACCCGCTATGGTCATGGTAGTGAATGAATTTGGCGGTACTGTGGGACTAGTGACAATCAAAGATGTCATTGCCGAAATTATTGGCGATCCCAGCGACCTTGAAAGCAGTGAAGACTTACTGATTCAGATGTTAGGTGAGCAAAAATTTTTGGTGCAAGCACAAATCAACCTCGAAGACCTCAACGAAGTTTTGCATCTCAATTTGCCCCTGACCAGAGAATACCAAACACTAGGGGGATTTTTGCTGTATGAGTTACAGAAAATTCCGGCCAAAGGCGAAATATTTTGTTATCAAAATCTCGAATTCACCGTGGTATCGATTGTTGGGCCACGCCTGCATCAAATTCAACTGCGGCGGTTAGAGGAGTTAGGAGTTGAGAGTTAG
- a CDS encoding DedA family protein, which produces MLEWITNTINYFGYWGIALLMFLENLFPPIPSELIMPLAGFTASPYQPGGAKLNIIGVFFAGLLGSVLGALIWYYPGKFLGETRLKAWADKYGKWLAISSKDIIKAKKWFDRQGRTAVLIGRLVPGIRTLISVPAGISNMPLLPFLVYTTLGSAAWVGLLTYSGYALGSQYELVDKYLAPVSKIVLGGLVLAFVFWIFKRQLRRTRRTRR; this is translated from the coding sequence ATGCTTGAATGGATAACTAATACTATCAATTATTTTGGCTACTGGGGAATCGCCCTACTAATGTTTTTAGAGAACCTTTTTCCCCCCATTCCTTCAGAATTGATTATGCCACTGGCTGGATTTACAGCAAGTCCATATCAACCAGGAGGGGCAAAGCTGAATATTATTGGTGTATTTTTCGCAGGACTTTTGGGTTCTGTATTGGGCGCACTTATTTGGTACTATCCGGGTAAGTTCTTGGGTGAAACTCGTTTGAAAGCTTGGGCTGACAAGTATGGCAAATGGCTGGCTATATCCAGTAAAGATATCATCAAGGCTAAAAAGTGGTTTGACCGACAAGGTAGAACAGCGGTATTAATTGGTCGTCTTGTGCCAGGAATTCGCACCTTGATTTCTGTTCCCGCAGGTATTAGCAATATGCCCCTGCTACCATTTTTGGTTTACACAACATTAGGTAGCGCTGCTTGGGTGGGTTTGTTAACATACTCAGGATACGCATTGGGTAGTCAGTATGAACTTGTGGACAAGTACCTTGCTCCTGTATCTAAAATCGTACTTGGCGGTTTGGTTCTAGCATTTGTTTTCTGGATATTCAAGCGCCAGCTAAGACGCACTAGACGCACTAGAAGATGA
- the pyrE gene encoding orotate phosphoribosyltransferase, with protein sequence MTYPTETLTHSDIWATTSDLTTLRHKLLDLFCQLAYQEGDFLLSSGLRSSYYVNKTQVTLHPQGALAVGRLLFPLLPVDTQAVGGLTMGADPIVTAVSIVSVYENRPIPALIIRKEAKGYGTRAYIEGSSLPEGAKVVVLEDVVTTGQSALKAVERLKDAGYTVNQVISLVDRQQGGGELYQSGGLKFETLFSIQEVQERYRQLANSSTKGDR encoded by the coding sequence ATGACGTATCCTACTGAAACTCTTACCCACTCAGATATTTGGGCAACCACTTCTGATTTGACCACTTTACGCCACAAGTTACTAGATTTATTTTGCCAACTTGCTTATCAAGAGGGTGATTTTCTCCTATCTTCTGGGCTGCGTAGTTCTTATTACGTCAATAAGACACAGGTAACACTCCATCCTCAAGGCGCTTTAGCAGTCGGACGATTACTATTTCCTTTATTACCTGTAGATACACAGGCTGTAGGTGGTTTAACAATGGGAGCCGATCCAATTGTGACAGCAGTGAGTATAGTTTCTGTTTATGAAAACCGCCCAATCCCAGCGCTGATTATTCGCAAAGAAGCCAAGGGTTATGGGACAAGAGCTTATATAGAAGGCTCCAGTTTACCAGAGGGTGCAAAAGTAGTAGTTTTGGAAGATGTAGTCACAACTGGGCAATCTGCTCTAAAAGCGGTTGAGCGTCTTAAAGATGCAGGTTATACCGTAAATCAAGTAATTTCACTGGTAGATCGACAACAAGGGGGAGGTGAGTTGTACCAGTCAGGGGGATTGAAGTTTGAAACTTTGTTTTCGATTCAGGAAGTTCAAGAACGCTACCGACAACTTGCAAATTCATCAACAAAAGGAGATAGATAA
- a CDS encoding ParM/StbA family protein, producing MTDQPSAATPINAAAIPMNRVSASTPINAVNNTPKPTXDVPGKTILSVDLGRTSTKTCVSREPGSVVFVPANVKQMSIEQVRGGVFEARATDPLMDLWLEYQGNGYAVGQLAADFGANLGVGQSKVEAALVKVLASAGYFKLRDDISVVLGLPFLSLEQFEKEKAQLISQVGGPHVLNFRGESVSLNVSKVWVMPEGYGSLLWSEAQPKKNPGSPDFTKISVAIVDIGHQTVDLLMVDNFRFARGASKSEDFGMNKFYELVSAEIEGADSQSLALISAVNKPRGERFYRPKGASKPTNLDDFLPNLTEMFSREICSRVLAWLPERVTDVILTGGGGEFFWDDVQRLLKEAKINAHLAAPSRQANALGQYIYGEAQLSSNRAARA from the coding sequence ATGACAGACCAACCTTCCGCCGCTACCCCAATCAATGCTGCTGCTATACCCATGAATAGGGTGTCGGCATCGACTCCCATCAATGCTGTTAATAATACTCCCAAGCCAACCANNGATGTTCCAGGGAAAACTATTCTCAGTGTTGACTTAGGCAGAACTTCCACAAAAACTTGTGTGAGTCGTGAACCCGGCAGTGTGGTGTTCGTACCTGCCAACGTCAAGCAGATGTCAATAGAACAAGTACGCGGTGGTGTTTTTGAAGCCAGGGCTACTGACCCTTTAATGGATTTGTGGCTGGAGTATCAAGGAAATGGATATGCTGTTGGTCAACTGGCAGCCGATTTTGGGGCGAATTTAGGAGTCGGACAATCTAAGGTTGAAGCTGCACTGGTAAAAGTTTTAGCAAGTGCTGGCTACTTCAAACTCAGAGACGATATCTCAGTTGTACTTGGTCTGCCTTTTCTTTCTTTAGAGCAATTTGAAAAAGAAAAAGCACAGTTGATTAGCCAAGTAGGTGGCCCTCATGTGTTGAACTTCCGAGGCGAATCTGTGTCGCTGAACGTCAGTAAGGTATGGGTCATGCCAGAAGGCTACGGCAGCCTGTTATGGTCTGAAGCTCAACCCAAGAAAAACCCTGGTAGTCCCGATTTTACAAAAATATCGGTGGCGATCGTCGATATTGGACATCAAACCGTCGATCTTTTGATGGTAGATAACTTCCGTTTTGCCAGAGGTGCTTCTAAGAGCGAAGACTTCGGGATGAATAAGTTTTATGAATTGGTGTCTGCCGAAATCGAGGGAGCAGATAGTCAATCTCTAGCCCTGATTTCCGCTGTCAACAAACCCAGAGGTGAACGCTTTTACCGTCCTAAAGGCGCTAGCAAGCCCACCAACCTAGATGATTTTCTTCCCAACCTCACAGAGATGTTTTCGCGCGAAATCTGTAGCCGTGTGCTAGCTTGGTTGCCAGAACGCGTCACCGATGTGATTCTGACTGGCGGCGGTGGTGAGTTCTTCTGGGACGACGTTCAACGTCTACTCAAGGAAGCAAAGATTAATGCTCATTTAGCAGCACCTT
- the queC gene encoding 7-cyano-7-deazaguanine synthase QueC has protein sequence MKAVILLSGGLDSSTILYKAQADGCECHAISFDYQQRHRRELQSALSVAQKAAIAKHQVVNFDLRQWGGSALTDNAIDLPQERSLDEMSQNIPVTYVPARNTIFLSFALGFAEAIAAERVYIGVNALDYSGYPDCRPDYIQAMQEVFRLGTKQGREGQPIKIVAPLINLKKTEIIQLGNQLGVPWELTWSCYAGGDVACGVCDSCRLRLAAFAELGLVDPVAYAS, from the coding sequence ATGAAAGCTGTAATTTTGTTATCTGGGGGATTGGACTCTTCCACAATTCTGTACAAAGCTCAAGCTGATGGCTGTGAATGTCATGCTATTTCCTTTGATTACCAGCAGCGACATCGACGAGAGTTACAGTCAGCACTCAGTGTTGCTCAAAAAGCTGCGATCGCAAAACATCAGGTAGTAAACTTTGACTTACGACAATGGGGCGGTTCGGCCCTTACTGATAATGCCATTGATTTACCCCAGGAGCGATCGCTAGATGAAATGTCTCAAAATATTCCTGTCACATACGTTCCGGCTCGTAATACCATCTTTTTAAGCTTTGCTCTTGGTTTTGCCGAAGCGATCGCAGCAGAGCGTGTCTATATCGGCGTTAATGCCCTAGATTACTCAGGATATCCTGATTGTCGCCCCGACTATATCCAAGCAATGCAGGAAGTTTTTCGCCTAGGAACTAAACAAGGGCGTGAGGGACAACCAATTAAGATTGTTGCACCCCTAATCAACCTGAAAAAAACCGAAATCATCCAACTGGGGAACCAATTGGGAGTTCCTTGGGAACTAACTTGGTCTTGCTATGCAGGTGGAGATGTCGCCTGTGGTGTGTGTGATTCTTGTCGCTTACGGCTAGCAGCTTTTGCCGAATTGGGACTTGTCGATCCTGTGGCGTATGCTTCTTGA